One window of Candidatus Nanosynbacter sp. HMT-352 genomic DNA carries:
- a CDS encoding DUF4396 domain-containing protein, with protein sequence MNHESHNHCNTKNSTKRMALAASLHCLAGCMIGEMIGVTIGTHAGFAPHTTVILASVLAFISGYTASIIPLVRAKLSLIKSLKLVFAADTLSILSMTIVDNIIMLIIPGAMDKNLAHPIYWVSRLICMFAAFAVSYPVNLYLLRRGKGHALTHHYHHM encoded by the coding sequence ATGAATCACGAATCTCATAATCATTGCAATACAAAAAACTCAACCAAACGTATGGCGCTAGCAGCAAGTTTGCACTGTCTGGCGGGATGTATGATCGGTGAGATGATCGGCGTGACCATCGGCACGCACGCTGGCTTTGCGCCACATACTACGGTCATTTTAGCATCAGTCTTAGCTTTCATCTCCGGTTACACCGCATCAATCATACCATTAGTACGCGCCAAATTATCGCTCATAAAATCCTTAAAGTTAGTTTTCGCCGCCGACACATTGTCCATACTGTCAATGACTATCGTAGACAACATAATCATGCTGATCATTCCGGGCGCCATGGATAAGAACTTAGCTCATCCGATTTATTGGGTTAGCCGGCTAATTTGTATGTTCGCCGCGTTTGCCGTATCATATCCCGTCAATCTATATTTATTACGCCGAGGCAAAGGTCACGCATTGACTCATCATTATCATCACATGTAA
- a CDS encoding alpha-amylase family glycosyl hydrolase: MKTWQDVASLYQIYPRSFLDTNGDGIGDLNGITEKLDYLSWLGVDSIWISPFFVSPLTDFGYDIANYQAIDPTFGQMEDFQALLKKAHDLDIKVMIDLVPCHTSDQHPWFQESRSSRDNPKRDYYIWRDGKDDSEPNNWRSLSGGSSWEFDEHTGQFYLHSFLKTQPDLNWDNPEVRAEMKNIVRFWFDMGVDGMRVDAIWGISKDPDFKDDSPNPDFYGNPNDYGAFVHDQCKMGPHFQEYLRELASVCDEYDDKQMVFEFYPDDKLGDIYHQYSQILTVHPKASAFFMEYRDNEWHAKNIEKKIENYLQSASSTTPFFCIGNHDQPRVASRLGEERARALSFLNLLTPGISVVYYGDEIGMTNGELTADDIQDNFSPANSVVDSRDLERTPMQWNDSQFAGFSSAKPWLPINDNHTKINVDSEKIANDSLLNMHRKLLKLRQTFPILKNGSLSIAENTGNGFILGLKRELANQRAYIFINFADEKQSFSIPENTEIITSTHSVNLITVENLQMTVPGYCGVLLIVQ; encoded by the coding sequence ATGAAAACCTGGCAAGATGTCGCCTCTCTTTATCAAATTTATCCGCGTAGTTTTCTAGATACGAATGGCGATGGAATTGGCGATTTGAATGGCATTACCGAGAAGCTGGACTATTTATCATGGCTAGGCGTCGATTCGATTTGGATTTCCCCGTTCTTCGTATCGCCGCTGACCGACTTTGGCTATGATATCGCAAATTATCAAGCAATTGATCCGACTTTCGGTCAAATGGAAGATTTCCAAGCTCTCCTTAAAAAAGCCCATGATCTCGATATTAAAGTTATGATCGACCTCGTTCCCTGCCACACTTCAGACCAACATCCGTGGTTTCAAGAATCCAGATCTTCACGCGACAACCCCAAGCGAGATTACTATATTTGGCGCGACGGAAAAGATGATAGCGAGCCTAACAATTGGCGAAGTTTGTCTGGCGGCAGTTCGTGGGAATTTGACGAGCACACTGGGCAATTTTACCTGCATTCGTTCCTGAAAACGCAGCCAGATCTTAATTGGGATAATCCTGAAGTGCGCGCTGAAATGAAAAACATAGTGCGATTTTGGTTTGATATGGGCGTCGATGGAATGCGTGTCGATGCAATTTGGGGAATTTCCAAAGATCCCGACTTTAAAGACGACTCTCCAAATCCTGATTTTTATGGCAATCCAAACGATTACGGAGCGTTTGTCCACGACCAATGTAAAATGGGACCGCATTTTCAGGAATATTTACGAGAATTAGCGTCAGTCTGTGATGAATATGACGACAAGCAAATGGTGTTTGAATTCTACCCCGACGATAAGCTGGGTGATATTTATCATCAATACAGCCAAATCCTGACAGTCCACCCAAAAGCCTCGGCGTTTTTTATGGAGTACCGCGACAACGAATGGCACGCTAAAAATATTGAGAAAAAAATCGAAAATTACCTACAATCAGCGAGCTCAACCACGCCATTTTTCTGTATCGGAAATCACGATCAGCCGCGAGTCGCCTCCAGATTGGGCGAAGAACGCGCCCGCGCCCTCAGCTTCTTAAATCTCCTCACTCCAGGGATTAGCGTAGTGTATTACGGCGACGAAATTGGCATGACGAATGGAGAATTGACCGCTGATGACATTCAAGATAATTTTAGCCCCGCCAATTCTGTTGTTGATAGTCGAGATTTGGAACGCACGCCAATGCAATGGAATGATTCGCAATTTGCGGGCTTTTCAAGTGCAAAACCTTGGCTTCCTATTAATGACAATCACACGAAGATTAACGTTGATAGCGAAAAAATCGCAAACGATTCTCTGCTTAATATGCACCGAAAGCTACTAAAATTACGCCAAACCTTCCCGATTCTTAAAAATGGCAGCTTGAGTATTGCAGAAAACACTGGAAACGGATTTATTCTTGGATTAAAAAGAGAGCTGGCTAATCAACGTGCTTACATTTTCATCAATTTCGCAGACGAGAAACAAAGCTTCTCCATTCCAGAAAACACCGAGATTATCACCTCGACTCACTCTGTCAATTTAATTACCGTAGAAAATCTCCAAATGACAGTTCCAGGATATTGCGGAGTTTTACTTATTGTCCAGTAA
- the rsmD gene encoding 16S rRNA (guanine(966)-N(2))-methyltransferase RsmD: protein MRVRIISGEFGGRFIKTPPGLTTHPMGERVRSAMFNSLGESIRGARVLDAFAGSGAVGLEALSRGAESAVFVERDRVAQRVIAENISILGVEEKSIVIKTTIVNWLESASSTGEFDIIFADPPYHNPQFSTVSKLMRLLKPGGTMILSHPGIGEVPVQDKTVVVDSRSYGEAHLTKFLRLK, encoded by the coding sequence GTGAGAGTTAGGATTATCTCTGGCGAATTTGGCGGACGATTTATAAAAACTCCGCCCGGCTTAACGACACATCCTATGGGCGAGCGAGTACGTTCGGCTATGTTCAATTCGCTAGGTGAATCGATACGCGGCGCGCGGGTTTTGGATGCTTTTGCGGGGTCTGGTGCTGTTGGGCTAGAGGCGTTAAGTCGCGGCGCAGAGTCGGCGGTTTTCGTGGAGCGAGATCGAGTCGCTCAGCGAGTAATTGCTGAAAACATAAGCATTTTAGGTGTCGAAGAAAAATCTATTGTAATAAAAACAACGATAGTAAATTGGCTAGAAAGTGCGAGTTCAACAGGGGAGTTCGATATTATTTTTGCCGATCCGCCGTACCACAATCCACAGTTTTCCACAGTTTCCAAGTTAATGAGACTACTCAAACCGGGTGGAACTATGATATTATCACATCCAGGAATAGGTGAGGTGCCGGTTCAAGACAAAACTGTTGTGGTGGACAGTCGTAGTTATGGGGAGGCGCACCTCACCAAGTTCCTACGATTGAAATAA